A single region of the Pseudomonas sp. B21-023 genome encodes:
- a CDS encoding HAMP domain-containing sensor histidine kinase: MKWPRTLASRLALIFFTGLVLAYGLSFSLQAYERYVSSRSMMLSNLELDVSTSVAILDRLPAAERPAWLSRLERRTYRYRLDEGLSGEAMPSENPPMAADSIVKAIGDRYRLTFQEIPGPNAHFQAHLRLADGAPLTIDVTPAPVPVATWLPVVLLIQLAVLLACTWLAVRLAIGPLTRLVQAVDDLDPNSPGPLLDESGPREVRYAAVAFNALQARIAAYLKERMQLLAAISHDLQTPITRMKLRVEQMDDGLEKDKLWHDLDAMEHLVREGVAYARSMDSGTEAPCRVNLDAFLDSLVFDYQDSGAQVNRSGSAQATLETRPHALRRVLVNLVDNALKFSGAAQLEVGCENGVTLIRVLDDGPGIPEAELDDVLKPFYRVESSRNRSTGGTGLGLAIAQQLTQAMGGSLTLRNRAEGGLCAQVELR; this comes from the coding sequence ATGAAGTGGCCACGCACCCTGGCCTCGCGCCTGGCGCTGATCTTCTTCACAGGATTGGTGCTGGCCTATGGCCTGTCATTCAGCCTGCAGGCGTACGAGCGCTATGTCAGCAGCCGCTCGATGATGCTCAGCAACCTGGAGCTGGACGTGTCGACCTCGGTCGCCATCCTCGACCGCCTGCCCGCCGCCGAGCGCCCCGCCTGGCTGTCGCGCCTGGAACGGCGCACCTACCGCTACCGGCTGGACGAGGGGCTGTCCGGCGAGGCCATGCCCAGCGAGAACCCGCCGATGGCCGCCGACTCGATCGTCAAGGCCATCGGCGACCGCTACCGCCTGACCTTCCAGGAAATCCCCGGCCCCAATGCGCACTTCCAGGCCCACCTGCGCCTGGCCGACGGCGCGCCGCTGACCATCGACGTCACCCCGGCACCGGTACCGGTGGCCACCTGGCTGCCCGTGGTGCTGCTGATTCAGCTGGCGGTGCTGCTGGCCTGCACCTGGCTCGCCGTGCGCCTGGCCATCGGCCCGCTGACCCGGCTGGTCCAGGCCGTGGACGACCTTGACCCGAACAGCCCCGGTCCGTTGCTCGACGAAAGCGGCCCGCGCGAGGTGCGCTACGCCGCCGTGGCCTTCAATGCGCTGCAGGCGCGCATCGCCGCCTACCTCAAGGAGCGCATGCAATTGCTGGCCGCCATCTCCCACGACCTGCAGACGCCAATCACGCGCATGAAGCTGCGGGTCGAGCAGATGGACGACGGGCTGGAGAAGGACAAGCTGTGGCACGACCTCGACGCCATGGAGCACCTGGTGCGCGAGGGCGTGGCCTATGCCCGCAGCATGGACAGCGGCACCGAGGCGCCGTGCCGGGTCAACCTCGACGCCTTCCTCGACAGCCTGGTATTCGACTACCAGGACAGCGGCGCGCAGGTGAATCGCAGCGGCAGCGCCCAGGCCACCCTGGAAACCCGCCCCCACGCCTTGCGCCGGGTGCTGGTGAACCTGGTGGACAATGCGCTGAAGTTCTCCGGTGCCGCGCAGCTGGAAGTCGGCTGCGAGAACGGCGTGACGCTGATCCGCGTGCTCGACGATGGCCCCGGTATCCCCGAGGCGGAACTCGATGACGTGCTCAAGCCGTTCTACCGGGTCGAAAGCTCGCGCAACCGCAGTACCGGCGGCACCGGGCTGGGGCTGGCGATCGCCCAGCAACTGACCCAGGCCATGGGCGGCAGCCTGACCTTGCGCAACCGCGCCGAAGGAGGACTGTGCGCGCAGGTCGAGTTGCGTTGA
- the xthA gene encoding exodeoxyribonuclease III: MKIVSFNINGLRARPHQLAALIDKHQPDVIGLQETKVSDDQFPLADVEALGYHVHYHGQKGHYGVALLSREKPLSLSKGFASDEEDAQRRFIWGTFADADGTPITIMNGYFPQGESRDHPTKFPAKQRFYSDLQALLEGQFKNDQPVVVMGDLNISPQDCDIGIGPDNAKRWLKTGKCSFLPEEREWMERLKGWGLVDSFRHLYPDVADRFSWFDYRSRGFEDEPKRGLRIDLIMASHGLLPRVRAAGVDYELRGMEKPSDHAPIWLELG, encoded by the coding sequence ATGAAGATCGTCTCGTTCAACATCAACGGCCTGCGCGCCCGCCCGCACCAGCTGGCGGCGCTGATCGACAAACACCAGCCGGACGTGATCGGCCTGCAGGAAACCAAGGTCAGCGACGATCAGTTCCCGTTGGCCGACGTCGAGGCACTCGGCTACCACGTGCACTACCACGGCCAGAAGGGCCACTATGGCGTCGCCCTGCTCTCGCGGGAAAAACCGCTGTCACTGTCCAAGGGCTTCGCCAGTGACGAGGAGGACGCCCAGCGCCGCTTCATCTGGGGCACCTTCGCCGATGCCGACGGCACGCCGATCACCATCATGAACGGCTACTTCCCCCAAGGTGAAAGCCGCGACCACCCCACCAAGTTCCCGGCCAAGCAGCGCTTCTACAGCGACCTGCAGGCCCTGCTCGAGGGGCAGTTCAAGAACGACCAGCCTGTTGTGGTAATGGGCGACCTGAACATCTCGCCCCAGGACTGCGACATCGGTATCGGCCCGGACAACGCCAAGCGCTGGCTGAAGACCGGCAAGTGCAGCTTCCTGCCCGAAGAGCGCGAGTGGATGGAGCGTCTCAAGGGCTGGGGCCTGGTCGACAGCTTCCGCCACCTGTACCCGGACGTGGCCGACCGCTTCAGCTGGTTCGACTACCGCAGCCGCGGTTTCGAGGACGAGCCCAAGCGCGGCCTGCGCATCGACCTGATCATGGCCTCCCATGGGCTGCTGCCGCGGGTCAGGGCCGCCGGGGTCGACTATGAGCTGCGGGGGATGGAAAAGCCTTCGGACCATGCGCCGATCTGGCTTGAGTTGGGCTGA
- a CDS encoding cyclic peptide export ABC transporter, with translation MTLKTPSLAQETLRILKPFWMLVALSAALGVVSGLSVTALLATINSAMNAAGGPDTHTALLFGGLCVLTLACSTGSNLLTNYVGQKVVARLRRELSAKVLVAPIAQLERYRAHRLIPVLLNDVSTISAFALSVAPMVIAFTVTLGCLAYLALLSWQILLITALTVVIGTGAQFLAHRFGMKNILTARNGEDELQKHYQALSGGAKELRIQRKRRQHMHDQLIHGATERICKANIRAANIFVSAETFGSMLFFAVIGVAIAFQALWPSTDRTVLGGFVLVMLYMKGPLEQLITNLPSISRAQIALRRIAELSARFSSPEPHLLVSDRAPAVSSVESIELRQLRYDYPQVEGSQPFHLGPVNLSIRQGDIVFIVGENGCGKTTLIKLLLGLYSPQQGEVRLNGETVTPQRLDDYRQLFTTIFADYYLFDEPLPDQAELPPEAGKYLERLDIAHKVSIRDGSFTTTDLSTGQRKRLALINAWLDQRPVLVFDEWAADQDPAFRRVFYTELLPELKQQGKTIIVISHDDRYFAVADQLVRMHGGQIVVERNQEPALPA, from the coding sequence ATGACGCTCAAGACACCCAGCCTCGCCCAGGAAACCCTGCGCATACTCAAGCCGTTCTGGATGCTGGTCGCGCTTTCGGCGGCCCTTGGCGTGGTCAGCGGCCTGAGCGTCACCGCCCTGCTGGCCACCATCAACAGTGCGATGAATGCCGCCGGCGGGCCGGACACCCATACCGCCCTGCTGTTCGGCGGCCTGTGCGTGCTGACCCTGGCCTGCTCCACCGGCTCGAACTTGCTGACCAACTACGTGGGCCAGAAGGTGGTGGCGCGGCTGCGCCGCGAATTGTCCGCCAAGGTGCTGGTGGCGCCGATCGCGCAACTGGAGCGCTACCGTGCCCACCGCCTGATCCCGGTGCTGCTAAACGATGTCAGCACCATCAGCGCCTTCGCCCTGTCCGTGGCGCCGATGGTCATCGCCTTCACCGTCACCCTCGGCTGCCTGGCCTACCTGGCGCTGCTGTCCTGGCAGATCCTGCTGATCACCGCCCTGACCGTGGTGATCGGCACCGGCGCGCAGTTCCTCGCCCACCGCTTCGGCATGAAGAACATCCTCACCGCTCGCAACGGCGAGGACGAGCTGCAGAAGCACTACCAGGCTCTCTCCGGCGGCGCCAAAGAGCTGCGCATCCAGCGCAAGCGCCGCCAGCACATGCATGACCAGCTGATCCACGGCGCCACCGAGCGCATCTGCAAGGCCAACATCCGCGCGGCGAACATCTTCGTCAGCGCCGAGACCTTCGGTTCGATGCTGTTCTTCGCCGTCATCGGCGTCGCCATCGCCTTCCAGGCGCTGTGGCCGAGCACCGATCGCACCGTGCTAGGCGGCTTCGTACTGGTGATGCTGTACATGAAGGGGCCGTTGGAGCAATTGATCACCAACCTGCCGAGCATCAGCCGCGCGCAGATCGCCCTGCGCCGCATCGCCGAGCTGTCGGCGCGCTTCTCGTCGCCCGAGCCGCACCTGCTGGTGAGCGATCGTGCCCCGGCCGTGTCCAGCGTCGAGTCCATCGAGCTGCGCCAACTGCGCTACGACTACCCGCAGGTCGAGGGCAGCCAGCCGTTCCACCTGGGGCCGGTGAACCTGAGCATCCGCCAAGGCGATATTGTCTTCATCGTCGGCGAGAACGGCTGCGGCAAAACCACCCTGATCAAGCTGCTGCTGGGCCTGTACAGCCCGCAACAGGGCGAAGTGCGGCTCAATGGCGAAACGGTCACCCCGCAGCGCCTGGACGACTACCGCCAGCTGTTCACCACCATTTTCGCCGACTACTACCTGTTCGACGAGCCGCTGCCCGACCAGGCCGAGCTGCCGCCCGAGGCCGGCAAGTACCTCGAGCGCCTGGATATCGCCCACAAAGTGAGCATCCGCGACGGCAGTTTCACCACCACCGACCTGTCCACCGGCCAGCGCAAGCGCCTGGCGCTGATCAATGCCTGGCTCGACCAGCGCCCGGTGCTGGTGTTCGATGAATGGGCCGCCGACCAGGACCCGGCCTTCCGCCGCGTGTTCTACACCGAGCTGTTGCCGGAACTGAAACAGCAAGGCAAGACCATCATCGTCATCTCCCACGACGACCGTTATTTCGCGGTGGCCGACCAACTGGTGCGCATGCACGGCGGCCAGATCGTCGTCGAGCGCAACCAGGAACCCGCCCTGCCCGCCTGA
- a CDS encoding formylglycine-generating enzyme family protein, which yields MTAPLNRLTLAALLVACSLPALAAAPAHKPGSVFRDCAKTCPEMVVLPAGSFMMGTPDDEKGRQDDEGPLHQVTFKKAFAVSQYQITNGEWKAYLKATGYKVPNGDTRPGRECIAGVPRYQQGDRQPAVCLNFHEAEAYASWLSKKTGKVYKVLSESQREYAVRGGSTGPFPFPLDDNDEQKYQISKHANTYGPTDGFSFTSPVGSFPPNAFGIYDGHGNVYEWTRDCYVDSYANAPTDGSSQTKSSECEDRRVIRGNDYTEAPIFSRSGNRNERSSTLRGDWIGFRVAREL from the coding sequence ATGACCGCACCCCTGAACCGCCTCACCCTGGCCGCCCTGCTGGTCGCCTGCAGCCTGCCGGCCCTGGCCGCGGCGCCCGCGCACAAACCCGGCAGCGTGTTCCGCGACTGCGCCAAGACCTGCCCGGAAATGGTGGTGCTGCCCGCCGGCAGCTTCATGATGGGCACCCCGGATGACGAAAAGGGCCGCCAGGACGACGAAGGCCCGCTGCACCAGGTAACGTTCAAGAAGGCCTTTGCCGTCAGCCAGTACCAGATCACCAACGGGGAGTGGAAGGCCTACCTCAAGGCCACCGGTTACAAGGTCCCCAACGGCGATACCCGTCCGGGCCGCGAGTGCATCGCCGGCGTGCCGCGCTACCAGCAGGGCGACCGCCAGCCCGCCGTGTGCCTGAACTTCCACGAAGCCGAGGCCTATGCCAGCTGGCTGTCGAAGAAGACCGGCAAGGTCTACAAGGTGCTCAGCGAGTCCCAGCGCGAGTACGCCGTGCGCGGCGGCAGCACCGGGCCGTTCCCCTTCCCGCTCGATGACAACGACGAACAGAAGTACCAGATCTCCAAGCACGCCAACACCTACGGCCCTACCGACGGCTTCTCCTTCACCTCGCCGGTCGGCAGCTTCCCGCCCAATGCCTTCGGCATCTATGACGGCCACGGCAACGTCTACGAGTGGACCCGCGACTGCTACGTCGACAGCTACGCCAACGCCCCCACCGACGGCAGCTCGCAGACGAAAAGCAGCGAATGCGAGGATCGTCGGGTGATCCGCGGCAACGACTACACCGAGGCGCCGATCTTCTCGCGCTCGGGCAACCGCAACGAGCGCAGCTCCACCCTGCGCGGCGACTGGATCGGTTTCCGCGTCGCCCGCGAGCTGTAG
- a CDS encoding thioredoxin family protein → MLKAGGVALALLGLGLAGHLLARDSYGPMPSLAGAEQWLNSPPLDGPALKGKVVLVDFWTYDCINCRRSLPHVNDWARRYSAQGLVVVGVHTPEYDYEHDIDSVRAQVQQLGIAYPVAVDNGYRIWNAWGNQFWPAHYFVDRKGQVRHVHFGEGDYAGQERVIQALLDEQG, encoded by the coding sequence CTGCTCAAGGCCGGCGGCGTGGCCCTGGCCCTGCTCGGGCTGGGCCTGGCCGGCCACCTGCTGGCCCGCGACAGCTATGGCCCCATGCCTTCGCTGGCCGGGGCCGAGCAGTGGCTCAACTCGCCGCCGCTGGACGGCCCGGCCCTGAAGGGCAAGGTGGTGCTGGTGGATTTCTGGACCTACGACTGCATCAACTGCCGGCGCAGCCTGCCGCATGTCAACGACTGGGCGCGGCGCTACAGCGCGCAGGGGCTGGTGGTGGTCGGGGTGCACACGCCGGAGTACGACTACGAGCATGACATTGACAGTGTTCGGGCGCAGGTGCAGCAACTGGGCATCGCCTATCCGGTGGCGGTGGATAACGGCTACCGGATCTGGAACGCCTGGGGCAACCAGTTCTGGCCTGCACACTACTTCGTCGACCGCAAGGGGCAGGTGCGCCATGTACACTTTGGCGAAGGCGATTATGCGGGGCAGGAGCGGGTGATCCAGGCATTGCTCGATGAGCAGGGCTGA
- a CDS encoding response regulator, protein MEHVDHILVVDDDREIRELVGNYLKKNGLRTSIVADGRQMRAFLENNTVDLIVLDIMMPGDDGLLLCRELRAGKHRNTPVLMLTARNDETDRIIGLEMGADDYLTKPFSARELLARINAVLRRTRMLPPNLTISESGRLIAFGPWRLDTTARHLLDSEGTLVALSGAEYRLLRVFLDHPQRVLSREQLLNLTQGREADIFDRSIDLLVSRLRQRLGDDAREPTCIKTVRSEGYVFSLPVQLLESPA, encoded by the coding sequence ATGGAGCATGTCGATCACATCCTGGTCGTCGACGACGACCGCGAAATCCGCGAACTGGTCGGCAACTACCTGAAGAAGAACGGCCTGCGCACCAGCATCGTCGCCGATGGCCGGCAGATGCGCGCCTTCCTGGAAAACAACACGGTCGACCTGATCGTCCTCGACATCATGATGCCCGGCGACGACGGTCTGCTGCTGTGCCGCGAACTGCGCGCCGGCAAGCACCGCAACACGCCGGTGCTGATGCTGACCGCGCGCAACGACGAGACCGACCGCATCATCGGCCTGGAAATGGGCGCCGACGACTACCTGACCAAGCCGTTCTCCGCCCGCGAGCTGCTGGCGCGGATCAACGCCGTGCTGCGCCGCACGCGCATGCTGCCGCCTAACCTGACCATCAGCGAAAGCGGTCGCCTGATCGCCTTCGGCCCCTGGCGCCTGGACACCACCGCCCGCCACCTGCTCGACAGCGAAGGCACCCTGGTGGCGCTGTCCGGCGCCGAGTACCGCCTGCTGCGGGTATTCCTCGACCATCCGCAGCGAGTGCTCAGCCGTGAACAGCTGCTCAACCTGACCCAGGGCCGCGAGGCGGACATCTTCGACCGCTCCATCGACCTGCTGGTCAGCCGCCTGCGCCAACGCCTGGGCGACGACGCCCGCGAGCCCACCTGCATCAAGACCGTGCGCAGCGAAGGCTATGTGTTTTCGCTGCCGGTGCAGCTGCTGGAGTCACCGGCATGA
- a CDS encoding DUF2790 domain-containing protein yields MTIKTLASAALFAALGLGAITAQASSTSLNEASVMQYRYGDKLDVKKVLSVKDDRSDTCGVVNTRMDYLDSQGKPQSVEYRSYATSGCHDN; encoded by the coding sequence ATGACTATCAAGACCCTCGCCAGCGCCGCCCTGTTCGCCGCCCTCGGTCTCGGCGCCATCACCGCCCAGGCCAGCAGCACCTCGCTCAACGAGGCCAGCGTGATGCAGTACCGCTACGGCGACAAGCTGGATGTGAAGAAGGTGCTGTCAGTGAAGGATGACCGCAGTGACACCTGCGGCGTGGTCAACACCCGCATGGACTACCTCGACTCCCAGGGCAAGCCGCAGAGCGTCGAGTACCGCTCCTACGCCACCAGTGGCTGCCATGACAACTGA
- a CDS encoding TonB-dependent receptor, whose product MPLPANTLTPLSKALMLRRMLRSSPAMATLGLALSLPLAAQVQAQEQDFDIPAQSLSSALQELGRQGNLQVLFSPETVQGLRSSPVKGRFSPTQAAGELLKNSGIRYSVQDNTLIISGAAESGSAMTLDATTINGQVLGATTEGSNSYTTGAVTIGKTAQSLRETPQSVTVVTRKLMDDKNLVSLDQVMAQTTGITRANRGYGNHHFSSRGFDLTDESYMVDGVPGQAYAYTGWMTPDMAIFDRVEVLRGASGLLVGAGNPGGAVNLVRKRPTADPRFSVITRAGSWDNYRLDLDASGRLNPQGTLRGRMVASYEDRGYFTDVTKSKRPLLYGIVEADLNDATTVAVGLRRQTSRIDGYSVLGIPNNPDGSNPHLKRSTYLGQDWTKLQTNMDEVFADLTHRFNDNWTGKLALSHSEGGYNRSAIEWGVNDTLEYGAPGGPVVKDVSYHKFDVTSNAVDGHLDGTFEAFGLTHQLTLGANWSKRKMNDKDATEFLPTPIPLDVFDPSHSNIPELARQGWDSKNDTIDTRYGTYLSARLHATEDLSFVLGGRLSWYKNEAWNGPKVTTSRQDEEFTPFVGAIYDLNDQWSWYASYADIFLPQSNYRTVSGSVLDPSIGSNYETGIKGELFDKRLNVSFAVFYIEQEDVAQQDAANRGKCPTDPAGRCWVNGDGINRSKGFEAEATGELLPGLQVAAGYTYNTTSSSEGGPISAQTPKHMVRVNTNYTFPGEWNRLSVGGGVSAQNSYVDAYNEAYNSGRAIFDARAAYKLDEHWTVGVDVENLFDRKYFDSMGYWTRGTTYGTPRSYMFTLRGDF is encoded by the coding sequence ATGCCACTACCAGCCAACACACTGACCCCTTTGAGCAAGGCGCTGATGCTGCGCCGGATGCTGCGCTCCTCGCCGGCCATGGCCACCCTCGGCCTCGCCCTGTCCCTGCCGCTCGCCGCCCAGGTGCAAGCCCAGGAGCAGGATTTCGACATCCCGGCACAATCGCTGAGCAGCGCGCTGCAAGAGCTGGGTCGCCAGGGCAACCTGCAGGTGCTGTTCAGCCCGGAAACCGTACAGGGCCTGCGCAGCAGCCCGGTCAAGGGCCGCTTCTCGCCAACCCAGGCAGCTGGGGAGCTGCTGAAGAACAGCGGGATTCGCTACAGCGTGCAGGACAACACCCTGATCATCAGCGGCGCGGCTGAATCCGGCTCGGCCATGACCCTGGACGCCACCACCATCAATGGCCAGGTGCTGGGTGCCACCACCGAAGGAAGCAACTCCTACACCACCGGCGCGGTGACCATCGGCAAGACCGCGCAATCGCTGCGCGAGACCCCACAGTCGGTCACCGTGGTCACGCGCAAGCTGATGGACGACAAGAACCTGGTCTCGCTGGACCAGGTGATGGCCCAGACCACCGGTATCACCCGCGCCAACCGCGGCTATGGCAACCACCACTTCAGCTCCCGTGGCTTCGACCTCACCGACGAAAGCTACATGGTCGACGGCGTGCCCGGCCAGGCCTACGCCTACACCGGCTGGATGACCCCGGACATGGCGATCTTCGACCGCGTCGAAGTGCTGCGCGGCGCCTCCGGCCTGCTGGTGGGCGCGGGCAACCCGGGCGGCGCGGTGAACCTGGTGCGCAAGCGCCCGACCGCCGACCCGCGTTTTTCCGTCATCACCCGCGCCGGCTCCTGGGACAACTACCGCCTGGACCTGGATGCCAGCGGCCGCCTCAACCCCCAGGGCACCCTGCGCGGACGCATGGTCGCCTCCTATGAGGACCGTGGCTACTTCACCGATGTCACCAAGTCCAAGCGGCCGCTGCTGTACGGTATCGTCGAGGCCGACCTCAACGATGCCACCACCGTCGCTGTCGGACTGCGCCGCCAGACCTCGCGCATCGACGGCTACAGCGTGCTGGGTATCCCCAACAACCCCGACGGCAGCAACCCGCACCTGAAGCGCTCGACCTACCTCGGGCAGGACTGGACCAAGTTGCAGACCAACATGGACGAGGTGTTCGCCGACCTCACCCATCGATTCAACGACAACTGGACCGGCAAGCTGGCGCTGTCTCACTCCGAAGGCGGTTACAACCGCAGCGCCATCGAGTGGGGCGTGAATGACACGCTGGAGTACGGCGCCCCAGGTGGTCCAGTGGTCAAGGACGTCAGCTATCACAAGTTCGATGTCACCTCCAACGCCGTCGACGGCCACTTGGATGGCACCTTCGAAGCGTTTGGCCTGACTCACCAGCTCACCCTGGGTGCCAACTGGTCCAAGCGCAAGATGAACGACAAGGACGCCACGGAGTTCTTGCCCACCCCTATTCCTCTCGATGTGTTTGATCCCAGCCACAGCAATATTCCTGAGCTGGCGCGCCAGGGATGGGACTCCAAGAACGACACCATCGACACCCGCTACGGCACCTACCTGAGCGCCCGCCTGCACGCCACCGAAGACCTGAGCTTCGTCCTCGGTGGTCGCCTGAGCTGGTACAAGAACGAAGCCTGGAACGGTCCGAAGGTGACCACCAGCCGGCAGGACGAGGAATTCACACCCTTCGTCGGTGCGATCTACGACCTGAACGACCAGTGGTCCTGGTACGCCAGCTACGCCGACATCTTCCTGCCGCAGTCCAACTACCGCACCGTCAGCGGCAGCGTGCTCGACCCGTCGATCGGTTCGAACTACGAGACCGGGATCAAGGGCGAGCTGTTCGACAAACGCCTGAACGTGTCCTTCGCAGTCTTCTACATCGAGCAGGAAGACGTGGCCCAACAGGACGCCGCCAACCGTGGCAAGTGCCCGACCGATCCGGCCGGCCGCTGCTGGGTCAACGGCGACGGCATCAACCGCAGCAAGGGCTTCGAAGCCGAGGCCACCGGCGAACTGCTGCCAGGCCTGCAAGTGGCGGCTGGCTACACCTACAACACCACCAGCTCCTCCGAAGGTGGCCCGATCTCGGCGCAGACCCCGAAACACATGGTGCGCGTGAACACCAACTACACCTTCCCGGGCGAGTGGAACCGTCTGAGCGTCGGTGGTGGCGTTTCGGCGCAGAACTCCTACGTCGATGCCTACAACGAGGCGTACAACAGCGGCCGGGCGATCTTCGACGCGCGTGCCGCCTACAAGCTCGACGAGCACTGGACCGTGGGCGTGGACGTCGAGAACCTGTTCGACCGCAAGTACTTCGACTCGATGGGCTACTGGACTCGCGGCACCACCTACGGTACTCCGCGTAGCTACATGTTCACCCTGCGCGGCGACTTCTAA
- a CDS encoding N-acetyltransferase, translating into MPDDIAAPARICLLDAGYAREARSLLYHAYRHEPTFAWLFEAQRPGYERRLRVMVREWVRQHFYLQLPAIGLLLEDRLIGLALIVPPQRRLGVADSWAWRLRMILGTGLRCTRRYLDYQAALAGCLPGDKVHVLPLLGVHPQFQGQHYGEQLLQAVHDWCAEDAGTEGVVLDTGNAHYLAFYQRQGYEEIGEIAVGPIRERVFFHPNPRSSRVANL; encoded by the coding sequence ATGCCCGACGACATCGCCGCCCCGGCCCGGATCTGCCTGCTCGACGCCGGCTACGCCCGCGAGGCGCGTTCGCTGCTCTACCATGCCTACCGCCACGAACCGACCTTCGCCTGGCTGTTCGAGGCCCAGCGCCCCGGGTACGAGCGCCGCCTGCGGGTGATGGTGCGCGAGTGGGTGCGCCAGCACTTTTATCTGCAATTGCCGGCGATCGGCCTGTTGCTGGAGGATCGCCTGATCGGCCTGGCGCTGATCGTGCCGCCGCAACGCCGGCTCGGCGTGGCCGACAGTTGGGCCTGGCGCCTGCGCATGATCCTCGGCACCGGCCTGCGCTGCACCCGCCGCTACCTGGATTACCAGGCCGCGCTGGCCGGGTGCCTGCCGGGGGACAAAGTGCATGTGCTGCCGCTGTTGGGCGTGCATCCGCAGTTCCAGGGCCAGCACTACGGCGAGCAACTGCTGCAGGCCGTGCATGACTGGTGCGCCGAGGATGCCGGTACCGAGGGCGTGGTGCTGGACACCGGCAATGCGCACTACCTGGCGTTCTACCAGCGCCAGGGTTATGAAGAGATCGGCGAGATCGCCGTGGGGCCGATCCGTGAGCGGGTGTTCTTCCATCCCAACCCGCGCTCGTCGAGGGTAGCGAACCTGTGA
- a CDS encoding GlxA family transcriptional regulator has product MPTPRQFSKKTSTSNMLRLKSGDAGNQRPYRVDFVLLEHFSMASFTVAMDVLVTANLLRADSFTSTPLSLGGDRVLSDLGLELIASPLDPRSLEDLDLLVVCGGLRTPLKYPDLDRLLGDCASHGMTLGGLWNGAWFLGRAGVLDDYGCSVHPEQRASLAEISPQTRITPASFTLDRDRLSAASPNGAMELMLGLVRRLYGDALAEGVEEILSFSGARYRQVGPGAKKSMSLHLRTIVELMENNLEETLSLDQLAAYSGRSRRQIDRLFQAQLGTSPRRYYMELRITKSRRLLQYSDLSVMEVAVACGFVSVSHFSKCYAAYFGYPPSREQRLGE; this is encoded by the coding sequence GTGCCCACGCCACGCCAATTCAGCAAGAAGACCAGCACCAGCAACATGCTGCGGCTCAAGTCCGGAGACGCCGGCAACCAGCGCCCCTATCGCGTCGACTTCGTCCTGCTCGAACACTTCTCCATGGCCAGCTTCACCGTGGCGATGGACGTGCTGGTCACCGCCAACCTGCTGCGCGCCGACAGCTTCACCTCCACCCCGCTGTCACTGGGCGGTGATCGCGTGCTCAGCGACCTGGGCCTGGAACTGATCGCCAGCCCGCTCGATCCCCGCAGCCTGGAGGACCTCGACCTGTTGGTGGTGTGCGGCGGCCTGCGCACGCCATTGAAGTACCCTGACCTCGACCGCCTGCTGGGCGATTGCGCCAGCCACGGCATGACCCTCGGCGGGCTGTGGAACGGCGCCTGGTTCCTCGGCCGGGCCGGAGTGCTCGACGACTACGGCTGCAGCGTACACCCCGAGCAGCGCGCCAGCCTGGCCGAGATCAGCCCACAGACGCGCATCACCCCGGCCAGCTTCACCCTGGACCGCGATCGCCTGAGCGCCGCCAGCCCCAATGGCGCAATGGAGCTGATGCTCGGCCTGGTACGGCGCCTGTACGGCGATGCCCTGGCCGAAGGCGTGGAAGAGATCCTGTCGTTCTCCGGCGCACGCTATCGCCAGGTCGGACCCGGGGCGAAGAAGTCCATGAGCCTGCACCTGCGCACCATCGTCGAACTGATGGAGAACAACCTCGAGGAAACCCTGAGCCTCGACCAGCTGGCCGCCTACTCCGGGCGCTCGCGGCGGCAGATCGACCGTTTGTTCCAGGCCCAGCTGGGGACCTCGCCCAGGCGCTACTACATGGAACTGCGCATCACCAAGAGCCGGCGGCTATTACAGTATTCGGACCTGTCGGTGATGGAGGTGGCGGTGGCCTGCGGCTTCGTTTCGGTATCGCATTTCAGCAAGTGCTATGCGGCGTACTTCGGCTATCCGCCGTCGCGGGAGCAGCGGCTCGGCGAATGA